AATTCAACAATGAATAATATGGAACAAGAAACACTGCAATCATGTCAATACTAGTCAGAACAATATCAaaccagcaaaaaaaaaatcatgcgaAAACGAAAATTCGAGAACACCAACTAGTTGGATCATTGCTTCTGTGCATAACTCTTCATTCTACTAAATAAAGAATAGACTGACAAACCATTTTACCTTTTTATTTCAAAGTAAATTTACAAAGACAATATTTATGAATTTCAGTCCAAGCAAATTTACAAAAACAATATTTATGAAATTCATTATGATTGTAAAGACTTGTTTATGAAGTTCTAGACTACTCACAGCTCAGAGAAAACTTCGCCCGACTACATGCACCCAATATAGATGCAAGGCTTGTCTAAATGAGTTGCAAGTGCAGCTCCCAAAAAATCTgtgcaaaacaaaaaagaagtgaAACAAGATAAATCATAAAGAGCCATCTGCGGTGTAAATATATGCCAATGAGAAAGATATCCAACATTAATAATTGGTAAAAGCGAATTTTCATTCAGAACTATTAGACACAATCTTTTCTATTGACAAAGAATATGGTGTTTCCAATCTACATTTACAAAAATCATACCTAAAGAACATGATAAACACATTAAAAAATAGAATATTACCTAAAACAAAGGGAGGGGGTAGCAATTGTGTGGAAGCAGAGCTAGTACATAAACAAATCCTATTGAAAAATGAGTCCATGTAATACTGACCAATATTTAAATAAACATCATCATTGACTTTGGCATAAAACTTATCAGCAACATGAGCAAAGAACGGTGTAGCCTTCTTTGAGAACTCTTCAGGTGCCTCCACATGGGTATCCTGCCAACAATGGGGTGAAATTAATCAGAATACTAACAATAGTATACCATATATTTGCCGCACAGTTTCCATGATATACCACTGTGTTCACATCTAACATTGAGGCAACGATGTTAATTGTGTAAAGGACCAAGCACATGGAACAATGGGAACATGCCTTCTCTAGGTGAAAGTAGTCAACTAGTCATAACATCTCAAGTCTGGAACTAATACAGCAAGACCAATAAAGGAAAGAGTTATCGTGCACAACAAGATCTGGATTTGAGACCACTATTTCCTTATACAATTAGCCAAATGAGAATAGAACAAAATCGAGATTTCTTAATAGAAAGTAAATACAAAGACTATAAATTCAAACCTTCACTATCGCCAAAAGGAGGCAAAATCTTGAAATTTTAAGAAACAAGGACCAGGAACTCAATACGGTACAAATCTGAACTTACAGGCACATATTAACATGTTTGATTAACGGCGAAACATCAGAATTAAACCAGCTGCCTACATGGAATGTCAGAAGCATGACAACCATAACTGTGGCAAAATCCCACTTCAACCATATATCAGCATAAAATGGATAACATCATGTTTCTTCAAGTCCTAAATATATATGCTACACTATAGTTTCCATTACAAAGGAAGGTGGCCAAGCCGGGGGAAGGGGGGAAGAAGCACACTCACTAAAGTGAATGTCAATGATGCTAACACACTTCAATATATATCTAAATGCACAAACGATTGTCAATCAAACTAACAGACCAAGTTCATTTCTGATTCAACTAAACatgcaaaataaataaatatggaCATCTTACATCTGATATTAAATACCAACTACACtctaaacaaacaaagacaccaAACAGGAGCACAGAGGGAAATGGATAGTCAATATATACTTACTTTGAATTGGTAGGGCACAACAAAATCCCTTGCTTGTTGATCTTTCCAACAAGAACAGAAACAAGTGGTATGCAGAAGCACCTCGCTAGCATTCCAACTTCCGCTGGCTCAAAATGCTGTTTATCAAAGATCTTAAGACCATCAGTTTACCAAACCACAAATCAATATAATAAGTCGAATCTCAAAAACAATTCTCCTATTTCGATCAATGTTCAAAAAACCTAGCTCAACCAATTCACCAAGCATGCAGCAATTAAGTTAGCCTAATTTCTATAACTCAATTCTCTTGGATCGTGGTTTATAGCATATACCTGAGTCAACTGAGCCAGCAACCGACCTTCTGCGGCATCGTTCGAAGCATTCATCTTCAGCAAAGGCTTCAACCTCTCGTCTGCGCGCCCATAACCTGCATATCAAGCGCTTGAAGCCACTGCAAAACCCGGTCATCTTGGTTGCTCTGCTGCAGCAACAGATCTCCGTCCCCTCCTTCAACCAGTATCCCTGTCAACCACTCTTCCAGCCCAATCTCACTCCCCGACGACGTCGATCCCTCGCCGGAGCTCCCGACCTCGTTCGCGGCCAACGAGTCCTCGAATTCCTCGGCGTTTGACCGATCGGAAAAGTAGTAGGAGACCTGACACACATAAGAAATTTGATAAACAATTGTTGAGCATCAATGATTCCATCACAAAAGAGACATTGAAACATCTGGCTTACAATTAGTTTTTCGTAACCACTGAAGAAACAAAAGAACATAACATAACCACACAGCGAAACCCCAATATTTTCACCGCACCTCTCTTGGTTATGTTCTTCTCGAACCCCTCCACCTTCCTATCAGCAAGTTGCCTCGAAGTCGTCTGTGCATTCATTCAAAACCCCCAATATTTCTATTAACTCAAATTTCCCTACCTCTAAATCTCCAGATCTACACAGATTTGAATTTGCACAAAACTGAAAAATTGATCTGATCTGAAATTTCGTTCGAAATGTAGATTTCAGAGAAGAATTAATGTCGAAACAGATAGAGGAAAGAGGAATCAAATGGGTGTTAAGGATTTCATACCTCTGCTCTGAAATCAAATGGGAAGAGCAAGCTCTCTTCGTCCACAATGAGAGAGATACTAAGTTTGCTTTCTcaaaatttctagggttttacTAGACTTGAGGGATTTTGAGTCAACTCCGAGTTCTGAGTCTTCACTCCAATAAGCTCACCGGTTCGCCAACAGTGCTTTGGAATCTCTACCTCCAAGGGAATGAGTTATCCGGTGAGTTTCTGCCCGGGTTGACTCCGTTTGAGATGCTGAATTGGCTTGATCTCAGTTCTAACAACTTCATTGGCTCAATCCGGTTCGCGGTCAATAATCTCACGCAGAGAGATGAGATTGGTTAGAGAGAAGAATGAGGGTGTGGGACAGTGacggttttgattttggttttggctTTGGGTCTGTCGAGAGTGAGGCGAGGCGAGagagggttttggttttcgtcTGTCAAGAGTGAGACGAGGCAAGAGTGAGGCGCTATTGGTTTtgggtctgttttttttttttttttgcttaagtGGTGGGGTTTCAGCCGGGTTTGTGAGCcctatcaatttggacaaggactcacacaacagatttgtgTAAGAATGTGGTCTGAATACAGTCATTTAAATTTAGGGTTTGTCTCCTATTAATTGACTTCCCTCTTTGGAGAGTTGGATAAGAATGGTGGTGGGAAATATCCCTCCTTTCTGTCAAACATattaatcagaccacagttttattatttCTCGTCGTATGATTAATACATGTTGGGGGAAAATTTGGAGTTTGCGATAGGGTTTGGCACCacagacatggtgggaaacttgccgctcaatttttttagggtcacaCAACGGTTCTAtccttaaacgtcttctgaactaacTCATAATTccacatcagacgacagattttataaaaacgacgtccaaaaaaataaaaatcaatcagacgacggaaaagtatgatgcgtcgtctgattcaatttttgtagtagtgagcaTAGCAAGGTACTATGCCAATAAAATGAGCCCAATACTAAAATTTACAATAGGCAACACCTTTGTAGTAGTAGACATAATGTACTTAAGTTTTTGAATCTTCACCCCACAATTAGAAAATTCAAGTTATCCAAAAAGACAATCAACATCTTATGACAGTAGAAGAGTCTTCAAgtatcaaaatatgaattcaaaaATATGTGTGAAGCTGTTTGTTACGAAACTATGCAATTTTAACACCTCTTTGGAGGACACAAGTAAGCACAGTTTGAAGTAATTAACACAAGTTCCAGGCCATTTTATCTTAATGATCATATACAAATAATAACAGAAATTGCTTTGTGCAACATGCCTATTCTCATTTGCAATAACCTGTGACCTAAGTAAAGTTTTAACTAAAATCAAttgaaaacatcaaaatatTCGAAAAGAAACTTTACTCAATCTGCAATTTTCTCAATGAAAATATGATAGCATGTACAGGGAGATAGCATGAATCCTTAACTTAAACAGTCATCAATTTCATCATATTATCATTGTAAATCACAGATACATAATAGTAGAATGCAAAAAATCAAGCATAGCCATTCATAAGCAATCACAGAGAAAACACAAAATCGTTTCAATTCAACTCAATTCAATTCAGAAACACAAGCACACCAAAAACTTAAATTTCATctggtcaccatctactctagcctaggTGCATGCTGGGAATGCTTCTAGTGTTCTTGCAGTTCAATAGAAAATGAATTAGAGCTTTGAATTGAAACATGGTTCTCAGAAGGCCTAACCTTTGCGACTGCAATCTCTGCAACAATTTTAGTGGAAGCAATAATCCCCAAAACTTGTATTCCCCAAGAACGATCTTTATCCAAATCGAATGATGTGGTTTCGAATCCACTTTGAGTTTGTGAAGAAACTCAGGCGCTACTTCATGATCCATCCCCTTCAAACCCAGGAAAAGCAATTCGTTATGGAATAACGGTAATAACTGTAGCCTTCGTGAGAAGGATCTTTTTCTGAATCGGGTATGGGCCATGGGCTGCACTTCATATCAAGAGGGGCCTAGAGTTTGATTTTAAAACTTTGTTTTCTTGGCCTGTTatgcaaaccctaatttcccaaaACATTTTGCACAATAGAACATGGAACCCTAGCTCAAACATAATGAATTGATCTTCTAAAATGATTTATGATTTGTGAAaacatgctctgataccatttgttaacttaatgagcAAACCAAGATCATTTCACAATATACATAAACACAACCATAGTGATCAATGCAACATGAACTAGAACACATGAAAAGAAGATGCATCACTTGCTTCATTGACAACAGCCTTTTCTTCAACAGAAACAGCAGCAACAACACAGCTACTCAACACAAGGCTCCAAGCTCTAATCCTCAAGGAGCCACACGCCAAAAGTCTTCTACTCAACTATGTGCTTAACTCCTTTCTATGTGGCAGGACTGAATGTTTTGTCACATAGTGAATAGGGACTTCGAGCGCCTATATATAAAGCTAGATAGGCATTCTCATAAAAGAGTCATATTCAAGCCTATAAGTTATCTGTAAAGATGCCATAGTTATCATATCAAGCAATTATGtatttatctttatcaaaatggATTCCTAACCCAAGAGTGACATACCTAAGCTCATTAGGCAACTAGGTCGAtaattcatttattttcctaTTTATTGTAATGAGtttaatcaatttgttatttacttaatgtAGATAATATTAGGTCCACTTAATGTTTTACACAGCCTCCACCCCAAACGACATTAATTTAACCCTTTTGCCAAGGCCTCGAAGCTCGACGTCCACGACGCCGCGGCTGAGGCTCAATCTCCCGCCGCCCCTAAGCCTAAGGAGGCTATCAGCTCTAGGGCGGTCATTTTGAGGAAGGCGTCTCCAACTCCATCTCCTTCGACAAACATCCTTCAATGCTTGGACAACCTTTTGGCCTTCAGGGTCTCCTTAACACCAATGAGGAGTTGAGGACACGATTTGAGTGAAGGTCTTCAATTGCAGTATGATTGTtggtgaaaaggaaaaaaaaaaaaagatcagatTGAGAAGGGAAGTACGATTGATGAAATAACTTAGGATTAATTCGATTGAGCATGTTAACTATTGCAAGTACTAATATTGGAGGACAATGAGAGACACACTTGACTCAAGATTTGGTACACTGTCGGAGGGAACAGGACTAGCAACATGAAATACTCCATCACATCCTTCAATTGTCGAGCAAAGGGATTCATAATCCAAATAAGTCCGCCTTGAATACTTTCAGGTTCTCAAATGCCTTGTCAAGCTTTTTCAAGTGAGAGTTCTTGTCATCTGCTACATGCACAGTACAGTATTATCAAGAGTTTCGTAACAGCCATTTGCATTATCAAGGAAGAGAGAATTCGTAGAAAAAGAGAAGGATTCtgaattgaggaagaagaatatagaattaaaaatttctcaaaaataaaaaagatagaataaaaaaaaaattaaaaaggctATTATTTTAGTCTTTTGCCCATTTTGTATTCCCACGTGTTTGCCATGTCATCAATTTGACGTAGCCATCATGGAAATTGGACAGAGGTATCACGTCAATACCAAAATAAGAATTCATGTATCACTTTGGTATAGTTGAGAGTTTGAGTATCAAATTAGTCTTGGCACTAGAGTTTAGGCACTAatgctgaatttttctcttataAAAACTGTTAAACAAATATTATTAACATTAGCTACTTTGATTAACAGTTGGCAACTTGGCACAACAGAAACTAGTTGAATGAATTGTAAAACTTAGAGACCTTAGTTAGTAGTATAGTGAAGAAATAACTATGGATGCATTGATCGATATAGGGGTGGAAGTAAGTGGCGggctatatgggctcaagcctagataattttttgggcaaaaaaccactaagtgtgtgtgtgtgtgtctaccTTCAGCccatacccaaaaaaaaaaaaaaaggaaaaaaaaagtactggGAGGTAAAAGTCGCGTACTCCCCCAGCCACAGCAGCTCACTTCTCTCCTCTATGGTCAAGAGGTCTAGtgcttctctcctctcttcacCGCACTCAATGGAAATATCAGACCCTCCTTCGCCTTTTCTTCTCCACCTCTCCCTTCCATTGCCCGATCTAATGCCCAACTGCCCAAGGTTTCTCTCACTCTCCTTTACGCCAATTTCTTATCTTGTTCGATTTTCTTAATGTGGGTTGctccatttttttattaattatttgcaTCTCTATGCTATCTCACTGATTTAAGAACCAAATTTAACCTTAGAGCCACTTGACCACTTATGTTTTGATTCTGGGTATATTCCATTTCACTTGAGCTTCCCATTTCAGCTGACATTGCAGATTTGCAGAGATTCTTGGCTTCTTGCAGAGTCAGCGAAAGACTGGATTGACCGAGTGATTGCCTGGGTTTCTGGAGGAGTTTTCGCCCTCCATGTAATTGTGAGTTgggattttgagttttgtgtataAGTTGAGGATTGGGATTGTTGGGTTTGTTTAGGGGCTATCagttttgggtttgtttgtgtACTGCTTACTATTAGTTTTGCTTGGGGTTATCATTTTTGGGTCTCTCCTTTGATTATCCAAAGATGAGATATCCAAAGTCCTTACTCAATATGATCTTCAAGTAGAAAATATGTGTGGGCAAGGATATGATGGTGCTAGCAACATGCGGGGTGAATTTAATAGTTTACAAGCTTTGTTTTGTGAAGAATGTCCATCTGCATATTATGTTCATTGCTTTGCTCATCGCTTACAATTAACTTTAATGCTGCAGCTAAAGGGGTGCATAATATTTGGGAACTTTTCAACACTAAATTTGATTGTAAAATTGTTGATTCTTCTGCAAAAAGACATTCAGCTCTAAGAGTtattagagaagaagaaattgcatATTTAGTGGCTACTGGAGCACTTGAGACAGGTAGATGTGCTAATCAGACTTGCACTTTGCAACGAGTAAGGGCTACTCGTTGGGGTTCACATCTTCGCTCTatttcaagtttgattaagttATTTGTAGCTACCCGAACAACTCTTGCAAATTCAGTTGCAAATGGACCAAATAAAGTACAAGGAGAAGCAAAGAGTGTACGTAAGGCAATGAAgcattttgattttgtgttttgcttGCTTTTGATGCATGATGTCATGAAGATTACTGATTTTCTTTATCAGTTATTGCAAAAAAAAGTCATAGACATCTTGAATGCtctcaattttctttcaataacaaaatcaaaatttcaagatATGGGAGAAGATGGTTGGATGATTTGATTATGAGGGTTGAATCATTTTGTTGTATGCTATTATTATGCCAGATATGTTTGTGATACACCTAAAATCAGGGGCGGATCTAGTATGTATGTGGGGCGGGCTATAGCCCGTCCGAAGAttttggacaaaaaaaaaaacctagatgtatatatatatattttagttgGGTATAAGTGTATTATATATAACTCCAGCCCGTTCGAGTCGACTAACTCGCCCTTCATCACTTATTCACTTGGTCAGCCCCTCTCCTCCTCAGTCCTCATCAGTCATCACACCGTACAAGTCGATTTCGCTCCCACTCTCCCAGGCTCCCAGGCTCCTCCTCCTCGGCTCCTCATCACTTCGATTACCCTCCTAGGCTCccagcctcctcctcctcagtcCTCATCAGTCATCAGTTCGATTACACTCCCAGGCTCCTCGTCctcagctcctcctcctctggacCTCTTCTAAACTTCTGCAAATCTGCAGCTCTGGCCTCTGGGCTCTGGAATTCTCGGCTTCTCCAAGACATCAACATCAATTTGAGGCAATGATTCATTGATTCAATgtaagattttgtttaattaattgaatcaatccaatttggggcaatttatagggtttaaggattgatgtgaaattcatGTTCCTGGGTTGTATTCAGGTGAAGATTTCATGGATTGAActcattgaagaatgaagattTCATGGATTGAACTCATCTTCGTCTAATCGTCTCATCGTCTGGtatgcaaatctgcaatttaacattttattgtttaattgttgtggACTGTGGGTTAAATGTGATGTGATTaagttgattaattgattaactGTCAAGCGGTTCTACAAATCTGAGTTGcttatttcttttcctttcataGTTTCATTGTGCATCAGTGCATCAGTGCATATAATTGTGACTTATATtgtggtttttatttttcttaaattaGTTATTATGAAAAGTAGTTGATTCAAagttattttcttaatttataggtGTTAGAGTAACATGTCAAATCATGAGCCAAAACCGAAGCGATCAAAATTCATTGACTCATGGTTTAAAAGAACAAATGTTGAGTCTTCAAGTTCAAATGTAGTTTCTGAACCTTCCATATCCTCTCCAAATATTGATGTTGAACCTCAACCTTCCATTCCTGAACCACAAAATAATATCAACGGTCTTGAACGTGATCCTGGATTGCGTTGTGCCATATGGAAATATCCAGTGAATGAGCGTGATAGTATTCGAAAAGCCTATGTTTTGTTGGGTCCATTTCAACCTCAGTTAGAATTTCCATTCACTGAACAAGGGAGTCAACCACGTAGATTTCAGTTTTCTTGGTTCAAGGATAATCCATGGCTTGAATATTCAATTGCTCTTGATAGAGCATATTGCTTTCCTTGTTTTCTATTTGACACTGAAGATTCTCACTATCCAGCATTCACCGTTGATGGGTTTAAGGCTTGGAAGAGGGTTTGTGGTGGTGATAATGTGTTGATGAAGCATGTAGGAGGCCTTAATTCTCCCCATCATGCTGCAATGCAAAAATGGGATTTATTAAGAAATCCTACcaaacaaattgaaacaatttttCAGTCAAAATGTAGTAAGGATATAGAGGACAATCGATTGAGGCTTAAGGCTTCAATAGAAAGTGTAAGATTGCTAGCTAATCAAGGAGCTCCTTTTAGAGGCCATGATGAAACTGAAAACTCATTGAATGCGGGATATTTTAGAGAAGTCTTAAAATCTTTTTCAAGAATGAGTGTAGAGGTTGAGAGAGTTGTTTTGGGAAATGCTCCCGGAAATGCCA
This portion of the Rosa chinensis cultivar Old Blush chromosome 1, RchiOBHm-V2, whole genome shotgun sequence genome encodes:
- the LOC112190713 gene encoding zinc finger MYM-type protein 1, producing the protein MSNHEPKPKRSKFIDSWFKRTNVESSSSNVVSEPSISSPNIDVEPQPSIPEPQNNINGLERDPGLRCAIWKYPVNERDSIRKAYVLLGPFQPQLEFPFTEQGSQPRRFQFSWFKDNPWLEYSIALDRAYCFPCFLFDTEDSHYPAFTVDGFKAWKRVCGGDNVLMKHVGGLNSPHHAAMQKWDLLRNPTKQIETIFQSKCSKDIEDNRLRLKASIESVRLLANQGAPFRGHDETENSLNAGYFREVLKSFSRMSVEVERVVLGNAPGNAKYISPSIQKQLLNILGNKVRNKIREEVGDSKYCILVDEAVDTSSKEQMAIILRFVDCQGIIRERFFKIVSVPNTTSQTLKDEISKVLTMYNLQVRNMRGQGYDGASNMRGIYNGLQALFLQECPYAYYVHCFAHRLQLTLNATAKGVYEIWQFFFNSKFNCEFC